A window of Synechococcus sp. WH 8109 genomic DNA:
CCGGGGCAGAATCGCCACAATTCACGACCGGCGACTCGCCGCCATGGCCGAGCTGAGCAACGCTCTTCAGAACCCTCAGGCGTTGATCACCCTGGGCGTGTTGGCTCTGGCAGTGGTGCTGTTCATCACCGGGTTGATTGCACCGGAGCTCACCGGGTTGCTGAGTTTGAGCCTGTTGATCGCCACCGGGGTGCTCAATCCCCAGGAGGCTCTGGCGGGCTTCGGAAGTCCTGCACTGATCACCCTGTTGGGCCTTTTCCCGGTCTCCGCGGCACTGTTCAAGAGCGGTGCCCTGGATCGACTCAGAGATCTGATCGCCACAGAACGGATCCGGTCTTCGCGGCGTCTGATCGCACTAATGGCTTTCGTGATCGCCCCGGTGTCAGGGATTGTTCCCAACACCCCCGTGGTGGCCTCGCTTCTGCCCGTGGTGGAGGGCTGGTGCCAACGGCGCGGCATTTCGCCATCCCGGGTGCTCTTGCCCTTGTCGTTTTCCACCGTGCTGGGGGGCACCCTCACCCTGCTGGGCAGCTCGGTGAACCTGTTGGTGAGCGACATCAGCGAGCAACTGGGTTACGGCTCCCTCGATCTGTTCAGCTTCACGCTGATCAGCTTGCCGGTCTGGCTGGCCGGGGCCATCTACCTGGTGATGGCTCCGAGGGTGCTGCTGCCGGACCGTGGTGCCACAACGGATGATCTGGGCAACACCAGCAAAACGAGCAGCTACTGCACAGAAGTGCGCATCCCCCCCGACTCGGAGCTGGTGGGTCGCTCACTGCTGAACAGTCGGCTGCAACGCCGTTTCGACGTGGACGTTCTGGAGCTGCAGCGCGGTGGAGAGCGGCTGCTGCCCCCCCTGGCGGACCGTCGTCTTGAAGCCGGCGATCGTCTGCTTCTGCGGGTCACCCGCCCCGATCTGCTGCGTCTCCAGCAGGATCACACGGTTCAGCTCACAACTCAGAGGCAGAACACCGGGTTCAGCGTCAACACCGAAGAGTCAAGCGGTCAGAAGACCGTGGAAGTTTTGCTGCCGGCTGGTTCCACCCTGGCCGGCGCCAGCCTGCGGGAATTGCGGTTCCGGCAACGCCACAACGCTACGGTACTCGCCCTTCGCCGCGGCCAGGAGACCGTTCAGGAACGTCTCGGCCAAGTAATCCTGCGGGAGGGCG
This region includes:
- a CDS encoding SLC13 family permease: MAELSNALQNPQALITLGVLALAVVLFITGLIAPELTGLLSLSLLIATGVLNPQEALAGFGSPALITLLGLFPVSAALFKSGALDRLRDLIATERIRSSRRLIALMAFVIAPVSGIVPNTPVVASLLPVVEGWCQRRGISPSRVLLPLSFSTVLGGTLTLLGSSVNLLVSDISEQLGYGSLDLFSFTLISLPVWLAGAIYLVMAPRVLLPDRGATTDDLGNTSKTSSYCTEVRIPPDSELVGRSLLNSRLQRRFDVDVLELQRGGERLLPPLADRRLEAGDRLLLRVTRPDLLRLQQDHTVQLTTQRQNTGFSVNTEESSGQKTVEVLLPAGSTLAGASLRELRFRQRHNATVLALRRGQETVQERLGQVILREGDVLLLQAPIDSIRGLQASNDLLVLDRLEDDLPTVRRKPVAVSIALAMLLLPTLTPIPLVAAVLLAMVSVVATGCLRLGELQRSIRLDVILLLGSLTSFSVAMQSTGLADALALVLQQGLAGWPSYAALMVVFIGTTLLTQVMSNAASVALLAPVAVQLAPSLQLSPTALLITVLFGASQSFLTPVGYQTNLMVFGPGRYRFLDVTRYGIGLTLIMTIIVPALILWHYGGS